Genomic DNA from Salinibacterium sp. NK8237:
GAGCTGTACCTTCGTGGAAAGCACGCCCAACCGAGTCGCGTTCTCGGCTCTGTGGGCATCCAGTACCTCATGTGGAGCGCAGAAAGCGCGGAAGAATTTCAGCGCTGTGAAGAAGCCCTGCGCCGCGAGTCAATTCATGTGCGTCGGGAACGTCTCGATGACTTCGAGATCCTCGAAGGCCGTGACCCGGACAACCTACCCATCATGATCGCGTTCCCTGGTCCCGACGAGTCTGAACGGCACGCCATCATGCCGAGAATCTATAGCTGGTAGCGCCTCTGCTCTTTTTGAACAGGAATAAGAGGCTTCGCTAACTTCTGGCTCCCACGTACTCCGCGAGGTATTCGCCCGTGAGCGAAGACTTCGCGGTGATGAGATCTGCCGGCGTGCCTTCGAACACGATGTTTCCGCCGTCGTGGCCGGCACCGGGACCGAGATCGATGATCCAGTCGGCATGGGCCATTACTGCCTGATGGTGTTCGACGACAATCACGGACTTTCCCGAATCGACGAGGCGGTCGAGCAGGCCGAGGAGCCGCTCGACATCGGCGAGGTGCAGGCCTGTGGTTGGTTCATCCAGAACATAAACGTCGCCCTTGTCGGCCATCTGGGTCGCGAGCTTGAGGCGCTGCCGTTCGCCGCCCGAGAGAGTGGGTAGTGGCTGGCCGAGGCGCAGGTAGCCCAGCCCGACGTCGACGAGTCGATCGAGGATGGCGTGAGCCGCGGGAGTGCGCGCGTCGCTTTCGCCGAAGAAGGCTTCGGCCTCGGCAACGGACATCCCGAGCACTTCACTGATGTCCCGTCCGCCGAGCTTGTATTCCAGCACGGAGGCCATGAAGCGTTTGCCCTCGCAGACCTCGCAGGGCGTTGAGACGGTCGCCATGACGCCGAGGTCGGTGTAAATTACGCCGGCGCCGTTGCAATTGGGGCAGGCGCCTTCGGAATTGGCGCTAAACAGGGCAGGCTTGACACCATTGGCCTTGGCGAATGCTTTGCGAATGGGCTCGAGCATCCCGGTGTACGTGGCGGGATTGCTGCGGCGAGACCCCTTGATGGCGGCCTGATCGACGGACACAACGCCGTCTCGGGGCACCACTGATCCGTGAATCAGAGAGCTCTTGCCCGAACCCGCGACTCCCGTGACCACGACGAGGGTGCCCAGTGGGATGTCGAGATCCACGTTCTTGAGATTGTGGGAGTCGGCGCCGCGAACCTCCATAATGCCCGTGGGGGAGCGCACTTCATCTTTGACCGAGACTCGGTCGTCAATGTGGTGGCCGGTGACGGTGTCGCTTTGGCGCAGCTCGTCGAAACTGCCCTCGAAGCAAATCTGGCCGCCCTCAGTTCCGGCCCCTGGCCCGAGGTCGACGATGTGGTCGGCGATCGAAATTGTTTCGGGCTTGTGCTCAACCACGAGCACGGTGTTGCCCTTGTCGCGCAGGCGGAACAGGAGCTCGTTCATCCGCTGAATATCGTGCGGGTGGAGGCCGATGGTTGGCTCGTCGAAGACGTAGGTGATGTCAGTGAGCGACGAACTGAGGTGACGGATCATTTTGGTGCGCTGCGCTTCACCGCCGGAGAGCGTGCCGGCCGGGCGATCGAGGGAGAGATAGCCGAGGCCGATCTCCACGAAAGAGTCGAGAGTCTGTTGCAGCGCTTCAAGCAGCGGGGCGACGGATGGTTCATTCAGCCCGCGCACCCACTCGGCCAGGTCGCTGATCTGCATGCCACAGGCATCCGCAATATTGATTCCCGCGATTTTGGATGCTCGGGCGCCCTCGTTGAGTCGAGTGCCGCCGCAATCGGCGCAGGCCGTGAACGTGACCGCGCGATCGACAAAAGCCCGGATGTGCGGCTGCATCGCTTCGCGGTCTTTCGACAGCATCGACTTCTGAATCTTGGGGATCAACCCCTCGTAGGTCATGTTGATCGACTGCATCTTGACTTTGATTGGCTCTTTGTAGAGAAAATCGTGCAGCTCAGTCTTCGTGTACTTCTTGATGGGCTTGTTCGGGTCGAGGAAGCCTGACTCGGTGAAGATACGCACCATCCAGCCATCAGCGGTGTAGTTCGGGATGGTGAGGGCACCCTCGGCGAGCGACTTGCTGTCATCGTAGAGCTGGGTAAGGTCGATGTCGTTGACGGTGCCACGACCTTCGCAGGTGGGGCACATCCCGCCGGTGATGCTGAACTCGCGGCGCTCTTTGGTTGTGACGCCCGCTTTCTCGAAGGTCACAGCGCCGGCGCCCGAGATGGAGGCCACATTGAACGAGAACGCTTGCGGTGATCCGACATGGGGATCGCCGAGGCGGCTAAACACGATGCGCAGCATGGCGTTGGCATCGGTGGCGGTGCCGACCGTCGAGCGGGCGTTGGAACCCATGCGCTCTTGGTCGACGATGATCGCAGTCGTGAGGCCCTCCAGCACATCGACGTCGGGGCGTGCGAGCGACGGCATAAAGCCCTGAAGGAACGCGCTGTAGGTCTCGTTGATCATCCGCTGAGACTCGGCCGCGATGGTGCCAAAGACTAAGGAGCTCTTGCCTGAGCCCGAGACTCCTGTGAATACGGTCAGGCGACGCTTCGGGATGTCGACGCTCACGTCAGCGAGATTGTTCTCGCGAGCGCCCCGTACCCGAATGATGTCGTGGCTATCGGCCGCGTGAGAACCGGGGGAGTCGGGGGTGCTCGTGCTGGCCATGGTGGGTGCCTCTTTAGCGTACGGATGTCGCAGCTCTGCGGGTTCGCGGATGCTTGTGACCATTATTGCGATAACGCAGCGAATTGTCTGCGAAATCTGGTGCTCAGCGAAAGCGCGTGGGAACCTAACATGATGATCCATCAATATATGGAGTTGACTTGATCGAGTTTCGCCACCTCTCGAAGCAGTTCGGCGACAAGCGTGCGCTTGACGACCTGAACTTCACCGCACAGCCCGGACGCGTCACGGGTTTTCTAGGGCCGAATGGCTCGGGCAAAACCACGACGATGCGCATTCTGCTTGGCCTCGAAACGGCTGATTCAGGGGAGGCGCTCGTGGGTGGCGAACCGTATCGGAAGATGAAGAATCCGCTGTTTCATGTCGGTGCTCTGTTGGATGCTCGCAACGCGCATCCGGGGCGTTCGGGCTTCGACCATCTGCGGGCGCTCGCCCTCACCCATGGGATCTCGAACGATCGGGTCGAATGTGTGCTCGAAGAAGTCGGGCTCAGCGGCGTCGCTTCTCGCCGCATTGGGGGCTATTCGCTGGGGATGCGCCAGCGACTTGGGATCGCGGCGTCAATGTTGGGTGACCCTGAAGTCTTCGTGTTCGACGAGCCCGTCAACGGCTTAGATCCCGATGGGGTGATGTGGTTTCGGGAGCTGGTGCGCGACTTTGCGGCGGAGGGGCGCACAGTGTTGCTTTCCTCGCATTTGATCAGCGAGGTCGCGCTGACCGCCGACCATGTCGTGATCGTCGGGCGCGGGAAGGTGCTCGCGGATTCTGCGCTCTCAGACCTTGCGCGCCTGCAGGGCGCTGAACGCGTGGTACTGCGGAGCGCGCGAGCGCGCGATTTGATTGAGACGCTCGCTGCATCCGGGGCGCGGGTTGTTGAGGAGCGCGACACGCTGGTAATTGAAGGTTCGACTGCCGCAGAAGTCGGCTTGCTGGCGGCTCGATTGAGCATTCCGCTGATTGAGCTGCGCACCCAGGTCGAATCCCTCGAAG
This window encodes:
- a CDS encoding ATP-binding cassette domain-containing protein, whose amino-acid sequence is MIEFRHLSKQFGDKRALDDLNFTAQPGRVTGFLGPNGSGKTTTMRILLGLETADSGEALVGGEPYRKMKNPLFHVGALLDARNAHPGRSGFDHLRALALTHGISNDRVECVLEEVGLSGVASRRIGGYSLGMRQRLGIAASMLGDPEVFVFDEPVNGLDPDGVMWFRELVRDFAAEGRTVLLSSHLISEVALTADHVVIVGRGKVLADSALSDLARLQGAERVVLRSARARDLIETLAASGARVVEERDTLVIEGSTAAEVGLLAARLSIPLIELRTQVESLEETYRQLTDSSVEYRQGSEK
- a CDS encoding VOC family protein, producing the protein MHLTSAVTFVSDLDRSVAFYCDLFGLTCAILDESAALLVGPENCELYLRGKHAQPSRVLGSVGIQYLMWSAESAEEFQRCEEALRRESIHVRRERLDDFEILEGRDPDNLPIMIAFPGPDESERHAIMPRIYSW
- a CDS encoding excinuclease ABC subunit UvrA, translated to MASTSTPDSPGSHAADSHDIIRVRGARENNLADVSVDIPKRRLTVFTGVSGSGKSSLVFGTIAAESQRMINETYSAFLQGFMPSLARPDVDVLEGLTTAIIVDQERMGSNARSTVGTATDANAMLRIVFSRLGDPHVGSPQAFSFNVASISGAGAVTFEKAGVTTKERREFSITGGMCPTCEGRGTVNDIDLTQLYDDSKSLAEGALTIPNYTADGWMVRIFTESGFLDPNKPIKKYTKTELHDFLYKEPIKVKMQSINMTYEGLIPKIQKSMLSKDREAMQPHIRAFVDRAVTFTACADCGGTRLNEGARASKIAGINIADACGMQISDLAEWVRGLNEPSVAPLLEALQQTLDSFVEIGLGYLSLDRPAGTLSGGEAQRTKMIRHLSSSLTDITYVFDEPTIGLHPHDIQRMNELLFRLRDKGNTVLVVEHKPETISIADHIVDLGPGAGTEGGQICFEGSFDELRQSDTVTGHHIDDRVSVKDEVRSPTGIMEVRGADSHNLKNVDLDIPLGTLVVVTGVAGSGKSSLIHGSVVPRDGVVSVDQAAIKGSRRSNPATYTGMLEPIRKAFAKANGVKPALFSANSEGACPNCNGAGVIYTDLGVMATVSTPCEVCEGKRFMASVLEYKLGGRDISEVLGMSVAEAEAFFGESDARTPAAHAILDRLVDVGLGYLRLGQPLPTLSGGERQRLKLATQMADKGDVYVLDEPTTGLHLADVERLLGLLDRLVDSGKSVIVVEHHQAVMAHADWIIDLGPGAGHDGGNIVFEGTPADLITAKSSLTGEYLAEYVGARS